Genomic window (Sparus aurata chromosome 19, fSpaAur1.1, whole genome shotgun sequence):
AGCCAAACAAGCAGTGCTGTGTCAACAATAGCATGAAAAGTGTTTATTGAATTCATAATATCCCTAATATTTTATGCACTCAGCTCAATTATATTTTGACTGGTAGCTCGGCCGTGCTTCCGCTTAGGAGCTGTAAGTGCATCTAGCTTTCCATCCTATCAAGGTTTCCTCACCAGGCTCGTACGCAGCGCCATGTCGGCACATTTACCCCTCAAGAGTCCTCATGATACTGGAAACAGTGAATCCTTGATGTCAGATAAATTTAAAGTTCCAATTTTTTGGGCCATGACTGTCAATTTGCAAAATatattcaacaaaaaaataagataagacTTTATTGAGTGGGCAGAAACTAGTTTATAGAATAATCAGAGCGACCCCGACAGACACCGgctgcaacattaaagtgaCATTAGTCATCAGTGATTAAGTTTGGATAATATAACATATGTCATTCTGAAATAGGCCATTCTGCATGATGAGTTTGTAcatgtaacagagtatttctacactgtggtaTCACTACGTTTACTGAAGGAAAAGATCGTAGTACTTCTTCAACACGTGTTTTGGACTTCACAGAGCTCATTAATTCTATAAGGGTTCCTTCACCTCAGTAACCAGTAAAtaaacgaataaaacaaaatagaatGAAAATGTTCTCACTGCCTCCATTTAGACACTTCCGGTAAATGTCTCTAACATTTCAGGGATAAAAAAGAGATGAATAACAACATTTCTGTCCAGAAACAGTGCCATGCTTACTCTGGACAATCCACATCCACACCACACAATGCGGACATTTCGTGTTGGTACGACTTTCTACTGAAGACACAGGACCAGTTTAACCCCTGAACTCAAACATTCACTCATTACATAAAGGTGCTTTGCCACGACTTGATACAAATCAAATATTGATATAGTCATTTAAACCACACTGCCCTTCTGGAAACGGCAACAAAGCACATTCTCTTTTACTGAATCATCAAACTGATCAAATAGAACTAtgactgctgcagtgacagcCATTGACCTTTCTATATTGAATCACAGCCAGCTTATCAAGATTCATAAGGGATATTCAGAGAGGGAAATGGCTTTACAGGCGTATTGACCGCTTTTTTTAAGAGCCACGGCATGAAAATAGATAGCAGCATAAAGACAGATTTGGCCAATGTGCTGAGTGAAAGTACCTGAAATTTAAAGGCAGCATCAACAGTTTTAAGACCACTTTACTGTAAAAGATTAGGCTCTCTGACCATGCAGTGCTCAGTAACAAATCAGAGGATTGTAACCAGCCACATCGCCAAATCCTATATAAAAACCTTCATTAgttgagtatttttttaaaatttttttttacctcagttGCAGTTTTTTGACAGGCCAAACTCAATCCAGTAAATAGCTATAGTTCTTATCCATCATTTCCAGTAACGCCCTCCTGTCTTTCCACAGATCCTGTCCCTGGAGAAACAGGTGTCCTCGGACCTGCCCTCCTCCGTCCAGGTCAAGAAGTCGAGTGTGCCACAGCCGGCCACAGCCCCCTTCCAGAGACGATCGGTCTCAGATTCCCCCTTACCTCCACCCACGCCTCCACCGCCTTTAAACGCTTCCACCTTCACCCTCCAGCAAAGGGACGGCGAGCCGTACTCAGCCAGCCCTCTCCGCAGTGTCTCCAACCTGAGCACCTGCATGTCCAGCTCCCAGAAGCACCTGTCTCACAAGGAGTCCACGCCCAGCCTGGCCTCGGATATCTCGCTGCCCTTCGCCACCCTGGAGCTTCAGCAGAGGCTCCGTCAGCTGCAGAAGTAATCGCACTTACGATACATTATTTTTATAGCAATTTACCTCCAACTGTTCCCGGCTCTCTTGATTTATTGCCCCCCATTCCACAATTTATTTTCCGGCTTTGACTTCTTTCTTCTCCTTATTTCAGGGTCTAAGTTCTGTAGTTGCCACTAATGGAATgtcatcatgatttttttttttttatttgtatctcAATGAATATTTTATCTGACTACCTGTCAAGCTCCCCACCCATCCCTCCCTGAATCATCAATGCTGTACAAATGAAGCTGCAGGCTCTGGAAGTGACACTGACTTACTCTGGTGTGTTTATAGCGGCTCGGCGCCGAGCCAGTTCCCCCTGGGCGAGGTCCAGCTGACGGTTCGACACAGCTCTCAGAGGAACAAACTCATTGTTGTGGTCCACGCTTGCCGGTGAGCTCCACAGCTGACATCATTCtctgcattttaatttttgctGTTTGGAAGATAGACTTCTTTTTCATTCGTCCTTGTCTTCTTGGCCCAAGTCTCAGACGATTATTGTAATTCATGCATAGTGATTCTTCAGTATCCAGATCCTCTTGAATGAATAGGCACCATAAACCTAAACAATGTGCGCCTGGCAACATTTGCAGTGAAGCAGTTTTGTCCCGTGTGTCCTCAGAAACTTGATAGCCTTCACCAAAGATGGTTCAGATCCCTTCATCCGCCTCTACTTGCTGCCTGACAAGAGCCggacagggaggaggaagacgggCACGATAAAGAGGACCCTTAACCCCGTTTATGATCAAACGTAGGTTTGAATAGTATTAAGATGTCATGCTTCaatgtttctttcctttcttgGAGGTTTATTGCAGTGACACCCAACTTAAGACCCACAATAGGGACCATTTTCACGATGACGGGTTCAATCAATACGCGGGTGGTGTCATTTCTGgtagccattacactgtgcaatcagtatttacttcgGAGTGATAGTTAAAGCAAAAAGGTTGTTAGTTGCCAGTTTAAGTCAGCAAGTCAAACACGAGTTTTGGGACTTTATTCATTTTATCTAATTAAAGttattcatgtttgtttatgtgctgGCAACTCGCCTCTTGTAATATTTCAAACGTGCCCCGCGGGGAAAGCAAGTTGAATATCTCCTAGTTTATAGGTTTAGAGATGATAAATGTTTATAACTACCGCAGGGGCAATTATTTGGCGTCATAAAATCagtatgaaatgtgtgtgtgtgtgtgtgtgtgtgcaggtttgaGTTTAGTGTTTCGATGGTGGAGCTCCACAGAAGAACTCTGGATGTAGCAGTGAAGAACGGAGGGAGCATCCTGTCCAAACATAAAGGGCTTTTGGGAAAGGTAAGTCCTCCAGCTTCCTGTTCCTGGCTCTTATTATGAGTGTCCTGCAGCAGAGTCCGTCCCGAGCACTCCTTCGAGTCCGCAAACTTaatttcctctctcctttttgTTTGAAATTGCAGGTGCTGGTAGATTTAAGTGGGGAGGATATCTCAAAAGGATGGACACAATGGTAATACTTTGCTTTATCTTTGCCCTGTGCAGCTGTGACAGAGTTATTTTGGTAATCAACAGCATTTTTCCATGTTTAAAGCtgtattttctttctcattttccgcTGCAGGTACGACCTGACTGAAGATGGTTTGTCGTCTCAAGCATTAAGAAGTATTCACGACCCCCTCCTCTTATAGTGAAACACGCCTCTCCGCTGTAATATCTTGTTAATAAAAGGGCACatcattttgtttgtattcatgtacatttttccatttcatttacGGCGTTTATTTCAGCATGCGAGACGTTTTTCAAACTTTTCCGGTCATCATCTTCATTAAGGATCATGACTGGAGGACGTGACATATTGCAGTGTGTTGAAGCACACTAACTGCcttgtctctgttgtgtttttaatgtaaatatcaaGTTGCTCATGTATAGTTACAAGACTTTGCAGGGGTTTCCGaggcattttttatttcattacgtCACATTATATTAAAATCTGTCTTGCTCTCTGTCCAGTTTGTTCGAATGGgacaaattatgtttttgttgactgaggaaaaaaaaaaactcttacCAAAGGAACAGATGCAATCACAAAAGTAGGCTCGAGTAGCGGTCTTGACTTTGGTATGTTTTTGTGTCATGAGTGTTATTTGACAGTTTACCTCTTCTTGCTCTTTATGCTTGATTGCGAAAACAATGGAATGCACATATGCAACGAATAAAACGACTGCTCTGTACATTTTTAAGAGGACTTTGTGCAATATTGTTTGTTCTGAACTGAAGACCTGGGGGGGCATTTTTCTAGGGCTATGAACAAGCGCTGTGTAGTATGAACAATAAAAGAGGATACTTGAATAAGGGTTTGATCGTTGTTCAAACCAGACGGGGGTCGAGCAAACGGAATAATACGAGCGGAGATGAATGTTATTGCATTTTGGGAGCAGGGATGCCAGGACGTGTTAAGACGACACAGCTACTGTATGACATGGGCTTGTAGATGTTTTGCCATGCGATCATAACTGTTTGTCCGAGCGTTTAAATACTTTTCTTGTTATATATCctgtgccttaaaaaaaaaatgctgtgtaATTTTTTTGCCTTCCTaatgttattattttgaatGATATGATGCCTCATGGGTTTTGAAGAATAAATGGTTTCTCTTGTGAAAAATGCTCTCTTGTTGTTCCATGGATTAATTCCAGCCCAAGTATGACACATGCGGGTTTTAGCGTGTGTGTTGCCGAAGCGCCCTGAAGCAAATCACTGAATTCCACCTTGCAGTATAATTTCCCTTGAGAATTTGGGTTGAATCGATAAGGGGGACTTCTAACATGAATAATACAGAGGGTGCAACTACAACACAGCTTTACAAAGAACTGTGGCCCTTGTAAAGACGCCACAACCTGTTAGAGGCGCACATCATATGCAGTGATTCGTCGCCATCTTGTGGCGGATGAGCAGAACGATGCTGTGAGGCCTGCGTCAACAGTTGACGCACGACGTCATGATGCACGGCACGTAGCTAGCTGGCTCGACCTCATCCAAATTTGCGCGGGTTTGCTGCTGTTATGGGTGGCTGTCATCTGGCTGTGGTcggctgaaaaacacaaacaaagggtGAATATTGAAGTTATTGACTCATGTTTTATGCTGTAATGACTACAAGTCATGATAGTACAAGTACCGGCGGACAGAGTCGGAGTGACGGTCGCGAATAACACATTTAACGCTAACGACAAACGCACTGCCATATTTGTTTTGATCTCGCCACAGGAGCGTGAGTCGGCTAACTTAGGTTAGCTTGTTAAATAAGTGTAAGCGCTGATATTAACgttactgtgtgttttctctttgcAGGTTTACTGGGAATCTTTGCCCTGCTTGTTGTCGCTTGGAAAGCCGGAAACATGTCGAAGCGAACGGCGTTTTTAGAAGCCGCCTGCAAGGAAAATGTGGAGGACTTCCTTCGCTTTATCCAGCTTCACGTAAGTAGCTTCTTATTGGTGTAACATCATATGGATGTGTTACACGTTAATGGATGActtttaaaaaagttaaaactgGAGGTATAATATCAATGCCACCACACATGTCAGTACAACACTTAACGATTAAGGAAACCCATAAAATAGAGTCTCCAAAATGACCATTAGTTGAATCAAACCTCTGAAACTGTTTAATGAATTTAAGCTTTTATTGCCGGGCTGTTGTATTGTTTGAAAATAGACTTGTACATGTAAATGGGTCATTTAAAGTCctgaatttatatattttgtgtattttactgTGAGCTTCTCTTATACTAGTTCTCAGCAATAAACCTTGATCATGTCTCAAACTCTCCTTGATTTTAAGAGAACTGGGTCTGAAAAGTTGTTGAAAAGTCCTTTTGGTGTTGAAGAAGGTTTGGGATTCCTgccaaatatatatatctaagaAAAATGTCTAAAGAGACTCTacagtcttttttcaaagtctATGATTATTACATATATGAAAAATGCGCATTTGACTGTTTCAGTAAGTCACATTTCTCTCGTATTTGATTGTTtaattaataacatttaaaataaatgtatttaaattttccaatgttttttttagctgtcAGTATGTCTCAAGTTgtgcctctctccctctcgtctGTCTCACTGAGCAGAAGGACAAAACGGAGCCTTTTgatgtggaggaggtggtgcaGGAGATGCCAAGAGCCCAGAGGCAGACTCTGTGGGGGAAACTGGCTTCActccttcaggacgtcctgcAGGAGCTCCCTCCAGAGCGCTGGGACAGGGGCAGGGAGGAGGGTATGGAAGAGGAGTCAGCTCTAGATCCTGTGAGTTTATCAGTGATTATCTTCACAGTTGTAGCGTGTTCTGTTGGTACTCTGTTGCTTTTGAATTCGTTTTTTGAAAAGAGCTGCATTACTGTTACTTTCATATGATCTGCATGTACTACTTGTATTCACTTTTCCTTCAGAAACATGCCATGGCAGTTGTGGATGGCGTGACACTCGTGGCTGCAGTGTCCTTAAATGTCCTACAAGATGGTGACACCTACACTGCCCTCCTTGAAATTGCCAACAGGCTTCATGGTCGGTGCCTTGTGAATCTTTCTCTCTATTAAAGTTGATGTGTCTTCAGGTGGATAGTTGTTTTATCCTTCATGAGATAAATCttatttttctgtgtctttcccCCAGATGTTCTGGTGTTGCTGCCTGTCTCAGAGGCACCTCTTCAACATCATATCCACACGCTGTGCGAGGCCTGGTGGAAGAAGGACCTGACGGACAAAGAAAAGCTTGGTCGTACCGCTTTCCTCATCGCTCTGCAGAAAAGCTTCATTTTGAAGAAACCAGTCAGTATACCACCTCAGTTATGTTTCTGATAGATCAATATTTGGCCTTTTTCTGTGGActtaaacattttcatcattcaTCTGGTGTTGTCAGGGTGCTGAGATCCAAAGAGTGTGGAGTCTTCACGATGTGCTGTTGAGTCTGGACTACACGTCAGAAGACAACAAGCAGATTGTCGACTTGTTGCTTCAGTGCTTTCACCGTCCTATTTACATTAGAAACGATGATGTGAGTAGTTTGTGTGTCTCATcagctgtctctgttttttgttgtggcTTCGTCACTGAGCTGTCAGCTTGATTGTGCATTTTCTCTTCACAGGGGAAACGATTCCTGGTGTTTCTTTTCAGTTGGAATGTCAACTTCATCTGGGTTATTCATGGCACCATCAAAAACCAGCTGGAGTTTTATAGCAAGTAAGACACTTACTTTATTCTCATtgtcagttttttctttttgctctttCCTACTAAATTGCTCTCCCCCGTCCAGGACCATGACGACTCATATTATGGAGATCTACTTCAGAGCGTGGAAGAAGGCCAGCGGGGACTTCCTGGAGCAGATTGAGAGCTCGTGCATTCAGGATTTTATGCAAAACGCGATCTTCCTTCATCGTTCTTCTCCTGTCCATGCCAAAGTCCGACAGGTGGACTCATTACCTTCTGTCATGATTTGCATACTATATTGTGTGGAGTTATTATCTGATCTCCTTTCTCTGTCATGCAGATTGTTAGCTATTTCCACTCAAGGAAGGGCTGTCACGCAGTGGACAAGATGCTCCACAATCTCTACAAGCCTATTCTTTGGAAGGCTTTAAGTGTAAGGATGCCGATATTTTAACATGCCCATTTGTTAGTATTTTATTCTTGTctaatgtgtttctgtttgattcCCTCAGGCTGCAAACTTTGAGGTGCGCGCAAACGCCACTCTGCTTTTTACTGAGGCCTTCCCGATCCACGACCCGGATCAGAGCAACCAGAACATAGATGAGACCATTCAGAAGCAGCTGGACGCAGCAATGGTGAGAGACTCTGAAGCCGCTCAGATACTTTTTTACCTCAAAAAAGGCAATTTagtgaaaaatatcaaaataataaacCACCTGTGTGTCATCCTCAGGGCCTTCTCGAAGACACCCACCCCACTGTACGCTCCAATGCCACCCTGGGGGTCTGTAAGATCCTTGCGAAGTGCTGGGAGCTCCTCCCTCCTACAATCATCACAGACTTCCTGAAGAAGCTGGTGTTTGAGCTggcagctgacagcagctccCCTGATGTCCGCTGCTCCGTCTTCAAGGtagaaaatgtagaaatgtaGGAGATTGTAGAGATAGATTACAATATTTCCAACGATCTCAGCTGGGAGTGATGTAATCATAACAGTAATTTGGGATTTAGGGTTGGAAAATCTTAAGCATGATTGTCACTGCAGGCATTATTAACATGACTGGTTTTATTGGCAGTAGACGGGATATTGAACGACTTGTGGTCTGTGTCCTGCTTCTCCCCAGTGTCTGACTATTGTCTTGGACAACGCCCTCAGCCATCCACTGTTGGAAAAACTCCTGCCTACTCTCAAATACAGCCTTCACGACAACTCGGAGAAAGTCCGCACAGCTTTCCTTGACATGCTTATCAAGGTGAAGGCAGTCCGTGCTGCCAAGGTACCGTCTCTTTTTGCTTTATACGTCGTCGCAAATAATAACATCAGCAGGCTCTTACTGTTGCTGATGTTGTCTTGTCTTAGTAGCAGTTTTGAAATGTGTGtctcttcatttatttgattgatagAACTATTAAAACTAAACAGTTTTTTGGCCTCTAAACTGGGAATTCAGTTGAGTCAAATTGAGACACAGTGTATTTACAAGATGCAGGTTAAAGGTTGAAGGTGTAAACAGACGCTTCTTCCTGTGTACCACTCTCCAGTTTTGGGACGTGTGCAACATGGACCACCTGCTCGCCCGCCTGGCTATCGATTCCCATTCGGTTTCCAAGCGCATTGTTGATCTTCTCTTCAAGTCCTTCTTCCCCGTCAACGAGTCGGACCGGGAGTGGTGCTGTCGCTGCATCACCCTAATCCAGATGAACCCCATGGCTGCCAGGAAGTTCTACCAGTTtgcccacaaacacacagccccCACTAACATAAGTAAGGGATTTTAACACTGAACGGAAGTTATTTTGTATGTCGCATTTCTTGAAATTCTTCCATTCTATTCTTTTCCAGTAAAGCTGATGTTGGCCATTCGCCGTGTTCTGAACAGCTGCATCCAGACTGACTTTGACCAGACAGACATTAATGAGAGCAACAAGGAGAACAGCGCAGTAAGAAAGAGTTGACAGAACATATTATATTTGTATCaatatttgttgttgttcaatAAAACAGATAATTATCTGTAACTGCTACTCCACAAACTAAACTTTGAGATAATCAGATTGAAACTGCCGTATTTCATTAATCTAACCCATAATAAGATTAGGGATGAGATGGAAAAGCACGATTTCAaattgtgtgtttgagtttatAGAGGTCTAAAGTAGAGTTTGATCACAGCAGGCTGAACCTCTGCTGGGAAAAGACATGGTCATTGTGTC
Coding sequences:
- the ncapg2 gene encoding condensin-2 complex subunit G2 isoform X2 → MSKRTAFLEAACKENVEDFLRFIQLHKDKTEPFDVEEVVQEMPRAQRQTLWGKLASLLQDVLQELPPERWDRGREEGMEEESALDPKHAMAVVDGVTLVAAVSLNVLQDGDTYTALLEIANRLHDVLVLLPVSEAPLQHHIHTLCEAWWKKDLTDKEKLGRTAFLIALQKSFILKKPGAEIQRVWSLHDVLLSLDYTSEDNKQIVDLLLQCFHRPIYIRNDDGKRFLVFLFSWNVNFIWVIHGTIKNQLEFYSKTMTTHIMEIYFRAWKKASGDFLEQIESSCIQDFMQNAIFLHRSSPVHAKVRQIVSYFHSRKGCHAVDKMLHNLYKPILWKALSAANFEVRANATLLFTEAFPIHDPDQSNQNIDETIQKQLDAAMGLLEDTHPTVRSNATLGVCKILAKCWELLPPTIITDFLKKLVFELAADSSSPDVRCSVFKCLTIVLDNALSHPLLEKLLPTLKYSLHDNSEKVRTAFLDMLIKVKAVRAAKFWDVCNMDHLLARLAIDSHSVSKRIVDLLFKSFFPVNESDREWCCRCITLIQMNPMAARKFYQFAHKHTAPTNIIKLMLAIRRVLNSCIQTDFDQTDINESNKENSAAEPLLGKDMVIVSRLLEVVVILWKSVEKALRQNEEAQKYTYAKFGNVIAKYFQTFEDDQCTAPLVQLASFMPPATVPTFSCGVLSRLRRLEPGAAPSQYSQLLDCICSWGQVADILELVTDWLSEALPKQGDKANANRKVRIQETVEAKPELALVYLEYLFSHTSTREKVLALGERPLKQLHTALGNWRSVLYTHLSATTEDPKSPDVETALKVFVYHGRLGAHLQHSSSEGREYLLSLEHVAAWIAERVLPFLAKRPSDDEEDEEKEKSPPLATKITESFLTVCRDVLLVGLGDDTFKGQMLHLCSLTLLSEAGYLCIPAVLPILKEVADSFAPDQAQENEEDPTTVMLGVVANIFHKIIELLVRRLRKEPEEGKELCQSALPALTDFLQVAQAWDTAPLSGVFSTLFAVIVVEQSHLLQKITHPEEVITPESVEDMPPLPSILLSVILKSPSVTRAFLTEVSSSVDSEAISSLNEVAAILRVLAVIKHVGQFKGALKSAATSAQQQLHTHAAASVDGGDIQRVIYESSVKTLNEILDL
- the ncapg2 gene encoding condensin-2 complex subunit G2 isoform X1, whose protein sequence is MSKRTAFLEAACKENVEDFLRFIQLHKDKTEPFDVEEVVQEMPRAQRQTLWGKLASLLQDVLQELPPERWDRGREEGMEEESALDPKHAMAVVDGVTLVAAVSLNVLQDGDTYTALLEIANRLHDVLVLLPVSEAPLQHHIHTLCEAWWKKDLTDKEKLGRTAFLIALQKSFILKKPGAEIQRVWSLHDVLLSLDYTSEDNKQIVDLLLQCFHRPIYIRNDDGKRFLVFLFSWNVNFIWVIHGTIKNQLEFYSKTMTTHIMEIYFRAWKKASGDFLEQIESSCIQDFMQNAIFLHRSSPVHAKVRQIVSYFHSRKGCHAVDKMLHNLYKPILWKALSAANFEVRANATLLFTEAFPIHDPDQSNQNIDETIQKQLDAAMGLLEDTHPTVRSNATLGVCKILAKCWELLPPTIITDFLKKLVFELAADSSSPDVRCSVFKCLTIVLDNALSHPLLEKLLPTLKYSLHDNSEKVRTAFLDMLIKVKAVRAAKFWDVCNMDHLLARLAIDSHSVSKRIVDLLFKSFFPVNESDREWCCRCITLIQMNPMAARKFYQFAHKHTAPTNIIKLMLAIRRVLNSCIQTDFDQTDINESNKENSAQAEPLLGKDMVIVSRLLEVVVILWKSVEKALRQNEEAQKYTYAKFGNVIAKYFQTFEDDQCTAPLVQLASFMPPATVPTFSCGVLSRLRRLEPGAAPSQYSQLLDCICSWGQVADILELVTDWLSEALPKQGDKANANRKVRIQETVEAKPELALVYLEYLFSHTSTREKVLALGERPLKQLHTALGNWRSVLYTHLSATTEDPKSPDVETALKVFVYHGRLGAHLQHSSSEGREYLLSLEHVAAWIAERVLPFLAKRPSDDEEDEEKEKSPPLATKITESFLTVCRDVLLVGLGDDTFKGQMLHLCSLTLLSEAGYLCIPAVLPILKEVADSFAPDQAQENEEDPTTVMLGVVANIFHKIIELLVRRLRKEPEEGKELCQSALPALTDFLQVAQAWDTAPLSGVFSTLFAVIVVEQSHLLQKITHPEEVITPESVEDMPPLPSILLSVILKSPSVTRAFLTEVSSSVDSEAISSLNEVAAILRVLAVIKHVGQFKGALKSAATSAQQQLHTHAAASVDGGDIQRVIYESSVKTLNEILDL